One Clostridium sp. CM027 genomic window carries:
- a CDS encoding peptidylprolyl isomerase, giving the protein MENKVLAIVNGSKITEKDIKRSLLRFPQETQEHYKTEEGKKQFLDQMINFELIYNYALDNDMEKDADYIEQMKLIEKDVLIQAGVKNIMADLDITEEEIQKYYKDNSQMFKSGETASAKHILVDTLEQMQEIKVEITNGMSFEEAAKKYSKCPSSAQGGSLGSFTRGRMVPEFEKVAFELQVGEISEPVKTQFGYHLIQLDEKSLEDVKSLEESRPMILENISHQKQNEKYTSAITELKNKYDVEIK; this is encoded by the coding sequence ATGGAGAATAAAGTTTTAGCTATAGTAAATGGAAGTAAAATAACTGAAAAAGATATAAAAAGATCATTATTAAGATTTCCACAGGAAACGCAAGAGCACTACAAAACAGAAGAAGGTAAAAAACAATTTTTAGATCAAATGATAAATTTTGAATTAATATATAATTATGCTCTTGATAATGATATGGAGAAAGATGCAGACTATATAGAACAAATGAAGTTGATAGAAAAAGATGTTTTAATACAAGCAGGCGTCAAAAATATAATGGCTGATTTAGATATAACAGAGGAAGAGATCCAAAAGTACTATAAAGATAACAGTCAAATGTTTAAAAGTGGCGAGACTGCATCAGCTAAACATATATTAGTAGATACCCTAGAGCAAATGCAAGAAATTAAAGTGGAAATAACTAATGGAATGTCTTTTGAGGAAGCCGCTAAAAAATATTCTAAATGTCCATCATCAGCGCAAGGTGGTAGTTTAGGTAGTTTTACTAGAGGTAGAATGGTTCCTGAATTTGAAAAAGTAGCTTTTGAACTACAGGTTGGTGAAATAAGTGAACCTGTTAAGACTCAATTTGGATATCATTTAATACAATTAGATGAGAAAAGTCTAGAAGATGTGAAATCCTTGGAAGAATCTAGGCCTATGATTTTGGAGAATATTTCACACCAAAAACAAAATGAAAAATATACAAGCGCCATAACGGAATTAAAAAACAAATATGATGTAGAAATAAAATAA
- the ltrA gene encoding group II intron reverse transcriptase/maturase, protein MKDTRKYDKSRQLHKEGSLRENRVELEGNVEVHSISSMSEEGRNDVNEYDNGLLEQILSRDNMNKAYKRVKANKGSHGIDGLTVDELLHYLKEHGQELRQSLLESRYRPLAVRRVEIPKPDGGIRLLGIPTVLDRVIQQAISQTLIPVYEKKFSDNSYGFRPLRSGKQAVEKCRGYINAGHTWTVNIDLSKYFDTINHDKLIRILSEDIKDSRVISLIRKYLQSGVMINGVFMNTEEGAPQGGPLSPLLSNVMLHELDVELTKRGLNFCRYADDANIYVKSEKSANRVMKSITRFIEEKLKLRVNKEKSTVDRPWKLKFLGFSFYRAKGEYRMRVPQKPIIKFKAKLKELTSRSNAMSMKYRFMKLKQVIVGWINYFAIADIKSILKTLDEWLRRRIRMCFWKQWKKIKTKYGNLVKLGIPNNKALQYANTRKGYWRTSNSPILNKTLTNKYLKNIGLVSISETYLLKH, encoded by the coding sequence TTGAAGGATACGAGAAAATATGATAAAAGCAGACAACTTCATAAAGAAGGCTCTCTACGAGAGAATAGAGTGGAACTCGAAGGTAATGTAGAAGTGCATAGTATTTCCTCTATGTCAGAAGAAGGAAGAAACGATGTGAATGAATATGATAATGGTTTACTCGAGCAGATATTATCGAGAGATAATATGAATAAAGCATATAAAAGAGTAAAAGCCAATAAAGGAAGTCATGGGATTGATGGTTTGACAGTAGATGAACTTCTACATTATCTAAAAGAGCATGGACAAGAATTAAGGCAATCATTATTAGAAAGTAGATATAGACCTCTAGCCGTAAGAAGGGTAGAAATACCAAAACCTGACGGTGGAATTAGGCTACTTGGAATACCTACTGTATTAGATAGAGTTATTCAACAAGCGATATCACAAACTCTAATACCAGTATATGAAAAGAAATTTTCTGATAATAGTTACGGTTTTAGACCTTTAAGAAGTGGAAAACAAGCTGTTGAAAAATGTAGGGGATATATTAATGCTGGACATACATGGACGGTGAATATAGACCTTTCTAAATACTTTGATACGATAAATCATGATAAATTAATAAGGATACTATCGGAAGATATTAAAGATAGTAGAGTAATTTCTCTGATACGAAAGTATCTACAAAGTGGAGTGATGATAAATGGGGTATTTATGAATACAGAAGAAGGAGCACCTCAAGGCGGGCCTTTGTCCCCATTATTAAGTAACGTAATGTTACATGAACTCGATGTAGAACTAACAAAACGAGGACTAAACTTTTGTAGATATGCTGATGATGCGAATATATACGTCAAAAGTGAGAAATCAGCAAATAGAGTAATGAAGAGTATTACGAGATTTATTGAGGAAAAGTTAAAGCTTAGAGTGAATAAAGAAAAGAGTACAGTAGATAGACCTTGGAAACTTAAATTTTTAGGATTTTCATTTTACCGGGCAAAAGGTGAATACAGAATGAGAGTTCCTCAAAAACCTATAATCAAATTCAAAGCAAAGCTAAAAGAATTAACTTCAAGAAGTAATGCGATGAGCATGAAATATAGGTTTATGAAACTTAAGCAAGTGATAGTTGGATGGATAAATTATTTTGCTATTGCAGACATTAAAAGTATTCTTAAAACACTTGATGAATGGTTAAGGCGAAGAATTAGAATGTGTTTTTGGAAACAATGGAAAAAGATTAAAACAAAATATGGGAACCTTGTTAAATTAGGAATACCAAACAATAAAGCTTTGCAATATGCAAATACAAGGAAAGGCTATTGGAGAACATCCAATAGCCCTATATTAAACAAAACATTGACCAATAAATACCTTAAAAATATAGGATTAGTTTCTATATCTGAGACATATTTATTAAAACATTAA
- a CDS encoding IS1182 family transposase — protein sequence MLKGQLEIKINTYHSLYSLIIPKDNILKQINDLVDFSFVYDELMINYSSSMGRGAINPIMLFKYLLLKVIYELSDEDVVERTLYDMSFKYFLNLAPEETNLINSSTLTKFRKLRLKDMNLLDLLINKTVELAIKEGVLKSKAIIVDATHTKSRYNQKSASEELLKRAKNLRKTLYGVHPGIKEELPNKVTTGVLEDILEYCKLLIDTINEKPETAANPAVKTKLNYLMEAINDDLENLKISKDEDAKVGHKTEDSSFFGYKSHLAMSEERLITAAVITTGEKSDGKELITLIEKSREAGIDVNEVIGDTAYSEKKNLEYTKENKIALISRLNPVISQGMRKKEDEFEFNKDAGLFVCPAGHMAIKKAKQGKKNVGKNQVLTYYFNVEKCKNCVHKDGCYKEGAKSKTYSVSIKSNTHKDQIEFEKSEYFKKRARERYMIEAKNSELKHQHSYDVAISSGLISMQMQGALSIFTVNLKRIIKLKSMK from the coding sequence ATGCTAAAAGGACAATTGGAAATAAAAATAAATACATACCATAGCTTATATTCGTTAATTATTCCGAAAGATAACATTTTAAAGCAAATTAATGACCTTGTTGACTTTTCATTTGTTTATGACGAATTGATGATTAACTATAGTTCATCTATGGGTAGAGGTGCTATTAACCCCATAATGCTATTTAAATATTTACTTTTGAAAGTAATATATGAATTGTCTGATGAAGATGTTGTTGAAAGAACTCTTTATGACATGTCCTTTAAATATTTTCTAAATTTAGCCCCAGAAGAAACAAATTTAATAAACTCAAGTACACTAACTAAATTTAGAAAGCTTCGCCTTAAAGACATGAATTTATTGGATTTATTAATAAACAAGACTGTAGAACTTGCTATAAAAGAGGGAGTTTTAAAAAGTAAAGCAATAATAGTTGATGCTACGCATACCAAGTCACGTTATAACCAAAAGTCAGCAAGCGAGGAATTATTGAAACGTGCAAAAAACTTAAGAAAAACATTGTACGGAGTACATCCTGGTATTAAAGAAGAGTTACCTAATAAAGTTACAACTGGAGTACTTGAAGATATTCTTGAGTACTGCAAATTATTAATTGATACCATAAACGAGAAGCCAGAAACTGCAGCAAATCCAGCTGTGAAAACTAAATTAAACTACTTAATGGAAGCTATTAATGATGACTTAGAAAATCTAAAAATATCAAAAGATGAGGATGCAAAAGTGGGGCATAAAACTGAGGATAGTTCTTTTTTTGGATATAAATCACACCTTGCTATGAGTGAAGAACGTTTAATTACAGCAGCTGTTATTACAACTGGCGAAAAAAGTGATGGAAAGGAGCTCATAACCTTAATAGAAAAAAGCCGTGAGGCTGGTATAGATGTAAATGAAGTAATTGGAGATACAGCTTATTCTGAAAAGAAAAACCTAGAATATACAAAAGAAAATAAAATTGCATTAATTTCAAGACTAAATCCTGTAATTTCACAAGGAATGCGAAAAAAAGAAGATGAATTTGAGTTTAATAAAGATGCTGGTTTATTTGTATGTCCGGCAGGTCATATGGCTATTAAAAAAGCAAAACAGGGAAAGAAGAATGTTGGTAAAAATCAAGTGCTAACCTACTATTTTAATGTAGAAAAGTGTAAAAATTGTGTTCATAAAGATGGGTGTTATAAAGAAGGCGCTAAATCTAAAACTTATTCAGTTTCAATAAAGTCAAATACTCACAAAGATCAAATAGAGTTCGAAAAAAGTGAATATTTTAAAAAACGAGCTAGGGAACGTTATATGATAGAGGCTAAAAACAGTGAACTTAAGCACCAACATAGCTATGATGTAGCAATATCGTCAGGCTTAATTAGCATGCAAATGCAAGGTGCATTATCAATCTTCACTGTGAATCTAAAGAGAATAATTAAGTTGAAAAGCATGAAATAG
- a CDS encoding alanine--glyoxylate aminotransferase family protein — MKVSQIMTPGPTEVRENVRMARTLATTNPDLDLQFYEFYKETCEEIGRFLKTNNEVRILSGEGILSLEAACASLTENYDRVLVIDNGIFGEGFADFVKMYGGEAVFFKGNRKCKIDITELEKFLEKDHDFKYATVVHCDTPSGVLNDIDKICNLLKKKGILTVVDSVAAMGGEDIRVDEWKIDIALGASQKCVSAPAGLTFLSISEDAFKLMQQRKKPIASYYCNLLLWKDYYENKWFPYTPPISDIVGLRQAIDNILDDEEIIFRHNSIGKATRKAVMEAGLNLYIEEGYSNTVTVIEIPEAINDKQLLKHMVDEFNVFIAGSFGYLQGKVIRIGHMGENAKKDKVAYTLLALQYSLKALGFECEKNMAEVFLNEV, encoded by the coding sequence ATGAAAGTGTCTCAAATAATGACTCCAGGACCCACGGAGGTAAGAGAGAACGTCAGGATGGCCAGAACTCTAGCTACTACTAATCCAGATTTAGATTTACAGTTTTATGAATTTTACAAAGAAACTTGTGAGGAAATAGGTCGGTTCTTAAAAACTAATAACGAAGTTAGAATATTAAGTGGTGAGGGGATTTTAAGTCTTGAGGCTGCATGTGCATCTCTTACTGAAAATTATGATAGGGTATTGGTAATTGATAATGGAATATTTGGAGAAGGATTTGCTGATTTTGTTAAGATGTACGGTGGAGAAGCGGTTTTTTTTAAAGGGAATAGGAAATGTAAGATAGATATAACAGAACTTGAAAAATTTCTTGAAAAAGATCATGACTTTAAATATGCTACGGTAGTACATTGTGATACGCCTTCAGGAGTTTTAAATGACATAGATAAAATATGTAATTTATTAAAGAAAAAGGGTATATTAACGGTGGTAGATAGTGTAGCGGCTATGGGTGGAGAAGATATAAGAGTAGATGAATGGAAAATAGATATAGCATTAGGTGCTTCACAGAAATGCGTTTCTGCTCCAGCAGGGCTCACTTTTTTAAGTATCAGTGAAGATGCATTTAAATTAATGCAGCAGAGAAAAAAACCAATAGCTTCTTACTATTGTAATTTACTTCTATGGAAGGATTACTACGAAAACAAATGGTTTCCATATACACCACCAATAAGTGATATCGTTGGACTAAGACAGGCTATCGATAATATACTGGATGATGAAGAGATAATTTTTAGGCATAATTCTATTGGTAAAGCTACAAGAAAAGCTGTAATGGAAGCAGGCCTTAATTTATATATTGAAGAGGGATATTCTAATACGGTAACAGTTATAGAAATACCTGAGGCTATAAATGATAAACAACTATTAAAACATATGGTTGACGAATTTAATGTATTTATAGCTGGCTCATTCGGATATCTACAGGGGAAAGTAATAAGAATAGGACATATGGGAGAAAATGCGAAAAAGGATAAAGTAGCATATACTTTACTTGCATTACAATACTCATTAAAAGCACTAGGTTTTGAGTGTGAAAAAAATATGGCTGAAGTTTTTTTAAATGAAGTATAA
- a CDS encoding histidine phosphatase family protein, with protein sequence MKIYITRHGETEWNREGRMQGWKDSNLTEMGIDNAKKLGVSLKDIDFDYIYCSPLGRAVDTAKYIRGNKDTEIIKIESLKEMGFGIWEGMDQEKVKELYPLQQFNFWNKPYLYQPVEGEGFDQLINRVKKVLYDIASNTIGENILIISHTLVIKAIYSIIKNYSLDGFWNKPFMYDTCLTVLEVEDEKIEIILEADISHLN encoded by the coding sequence ATGAAAATATATATAACAAGACATGGGGAAACAGAATGGAATAGAGAAGGCAGAATGCAGGGATGGAAGGATTCTAATTTAACTGAAATGGGAATTGATAATGCTAAAAAGCTCGGCGTAAGTTTAAAAGATATAGATTTTGATTATATTTATTGTAGCCCGCTGGGAAGGGCTGTTGATACAGCGAAGTACATTAGAGGAAATAAGGATACAGAAATAATTAAAATTGAATCTTTAAAAGAAATGGGATTTGGTATATGGGAAGGCATGGATCAAGAAAAAGTAAAAGAACTATATCCCTTGCAGCAGTTTAATTTCTGGAATAAGCCTTATTTGTATCAACCTGTAGAGGGCGAAGGCTTTGATCAATTGATTAATAGAGTAAAAAAAGTATTGTATGACATTGCGAGTAATACTATTGGTGAAAACATTTTAATAATATCACATACACTTGTAATAAAGGCGATCTATTCAATAATCAAGAATTATTCTCTTGATGGATTTTGGAATAAACCATTTATGTATGATACATGTTTAACTGTATTAGAAGTTGAAGATGAGAAAATCGAAATTATTTTAGAGGCTGATATTTCACATTTAAATTAA
- a CDS encoding NUDIX domain-containing protein has product MELIKEIYEKDIGYNYEDIGISYKLRKASRSIVLNDSRKIALLYVSKNNYHKLPGGGIEAGEDRNIALNREVKEEAGVNIDILGEVGTIIEYKNMQKLLQISYCFYSKVKGCIKQPSFTDEEIDNGFQLKWVALDEAILILENDTPDNYIGKFIQIRDLLFLKRAEGILKSKNI; this is encoded by the coding sequence ATGGAATTAATAAAAGAGATATATGAAAAGGATATTGGTTACAACTATGAGGATATAGGTATTAGTTATAAGCTCAGGAAAGCATCAAGATCGATAGTATTAAATGATTCACGGAAAATAGCTTTATTATATGTATCAAAGAATAACTACCACAAATTGCCGGGCGGAGGAATTGAAGCAGGCGAAGATCGAAATATTGCTTTAAATCGCGAGGTTAAGGAAGAAGCTGGGGTTAATATTGATATTTTAGGTGAAGTAGGTACAATAATAGAATATAAAAATATGCAAAAATTACTGCAAATATCATACTGCTTCTATTCTAAAGTTAAAGGATGTATTAAACAACCATCATTTACAGATGAGGAAATAGATAATGGATTTCAATTAAAATGGGTTGCATTAGATGAAGCTATACTTATTCTTGAGAATGATACACCGGATAATTACATTGGTAAATTCATTCAAATAAGAGATTTATTGTTTCTGAAAAGGGCAGAAGGTATTTTAAAGAGCAAAAATATATAA
- a CDS encoding VanZ family protein: protein MKKKHIDWILVIGWMILIFLFSSQVGEVSSGNNKLVASVFNLLGLDLNSIFGTLSDFIVRKAAHFTEYFILYFLLYRAINTKKNLDIKVFIKVILIVFLYACSDEFHQAFVPGRGPAFRDVLIDTCGGLAAFLTMYICVTFKEKLASSKKDLTKFK from the coding sequence ATGAAGAAAAAACATATAGATTGGATTTTGGTTATAGGGTGGATGATATTAATATTTTTGTTTTCTAGCCAAGTTGGAGAAGTATCAAGTGGAAATAATAAATTAGTTGCATCTGTATTCAACTTACTTGGATTAGATTTAAATAGCATATTTGGGACTTTGAGTGATTTTATAGTTAGAAAAGCAGCTCATTTCACTGAATATTTTATTTTATATTTTCTGTTATATAGAGCTATAAATACAAAGAAGAATCTAGACATTAAAGTTTTTATTAAGGTTATATTGATTGTGTTTTTATATGCATGCTCAGATGAGTTTCATCAAGCTTTTGTTCCGGGAAGAGGACCTGCCTTTCGAGATGTGCTAATAGATACTTGTGGAGGCCTTGCCGCATTCTTGACGATGTATATTTGTGTCACATTTAAAGAAAAATTAGCTTCTTCGAAAAAAGACCTGACTAAATTTAAATAA
- the asnA gene encoding aspartate--ammonia ligase, producing MITYKKGLAIPDGYNPLLGLKHTEIAIKQLKDYFENRLSKELALTRVSAPLFVKSSTGLNDNLSGTERAVSFDMKAMHDTPIEIVHSLAKWKRMALYRYNFESGEGLYTDMNAIRRDEDLDNLHSIYVDQWDWEKVILKKERTLDKLKEIVTSIYAVFKDTEDHIHKLYPEIDQFLPEKIFFITTQELEDMYPSLTPKEREDAICKEKLAVFIMQIGGDLKSGEKHDGRAPDYDDWSLNGDIVFWYPILEKAFELSSMGIRVDEIALKEQLALSGCEKRCTLEFHRMLLEGKLPYTMGGGIGQSRMCMYFLNKAHIGEVHSSIWPDEMITDCIEENIVLL from the coding sequence ATGATAACTTACAAAAAAGGACTTGCAATTCCCGATGGATACAATCCACTTCTCGGATTAAAGCATACGGAAATTGCTATTAAACAATTAAAAGATTATTTTGAAAACAGGCTATCAAAAGAGTTAGCTCTTACCAGGGTCTCAGCTCCTCTTTTCGTAAAGTCTAGCACCGGTTTAAATGATAACCTAAGCGGTACTGAACGTGCTGTTTCCTTTGATATGAAAGCCATGCATGATACACCTATTGAAATCGTACATTCTTTAGCTAAATGGAAACGAATGGCTTTATATAGATATAATTTTGAGTCCGGAGAAGGTCTATATACTGATATGAATGCTATAAGACGCGATGAAGATTTAGATAACCTTCACTCCATATATGTGGACCAATGGGATTGGGAAAAGGTCATTCTTAAAAAAGAAAGAACTTTAGATAAGTTAAAAGAAATTGTAACTAGTATTTATGCAGTTTTTAAAGATACTGAGGATCATATCCACAAACTATATCCTGAAATAGACCAATTTTTACCTGAAAAAATATTCTTTATAACTACACAAGAACTAGAGGATATGTACCCTTCTCTTACTCCAAAAGAAAGGGAAGATGCCATATGCAAAGAAAAACTTGCAGTATTTATAATGCAAATTGGTGGCGACCTAAAATCTGGCGAAAAGCACGATGGTAGAGCTCCCGACTATGACGATTGGTCACTTAATGGAGATATCGTATTCTGGTATCCAATACTAGAAAAAGCCTTTGAACTTTCCTCTATGGGAATAAGAGTTGATGAAATAGCGCTAAAAGAGCAACTTGCATTATCAGGTTGTGAGAAACGTTGTACATTAGAATTCCATAGGATGTTACTGGAAGGTAAGCTCCCATATACTATGGGTGGTGGCATAGGCCAATCTAGAATGTGTATGTATTTCCTAAACAAGGCTCATATTGGTGAAGTTCACTCCTCAATATGGCCAGATGAAATGATAACCGATTGTATAGAAGAGAATATAGTTTTACTATAA
- a CDS encoding glutaminyl-peptide cyclotransferase: MIYFNNVPRYSYNIINTYPHDVNAFTEGLVYEDGLLYESTGRINESTLRKVDLQTGEILKLHKLDRNYFGEGITLYNDKIFQLTWKSNVGFIYDKDTFNLINKFYYNTEGWGITHNDEHLIMSDGTDEIYFLNPQNFKKVYSIKVHDEFKPIKKLNELEFIKGEIYANVWKCDKIARICPHSGKITGWIELKGLLSPKECKRAGTLNGITYDKKNNRTFVTGKMWPKIFEIKLI; encoded by the coding sequence ATGATATATTTCAATAATGTTCCAAGATATTCTTATAATATTATAAACACTTATCCACATGATGTTAATGCTTTCACCGAGGGGCTAGTATATGAAGATGGGCTTCTTTATGAAAGCACCGGAAGAATTAATGAATCCACACTACGTAAAGTAGATTTGCAAACAGGAGAGATTTTAAAGTTACACAAATTAGATAGAAATTATTTTGGCGAAGGAATTACACTTTATAATGATAAAATTTTTCAGCTAACATGGAAATCTAATGTGGGATTTATTTATGATAAAGATACTTTTAATTTAATTAATAAATTTTACTATAATACAGAGGGGTGGGGAATCACTCACAACGATGAGCATTTAATTATGAGTGATGGTACAGATGAAATATATTTTTTAAATCCCCAAAATTTTAAAAAGGTGTATAGTATTAAAGTACATGATGAATTTAAGCCTATTAAAAAACTAAATGAATTGGAGTTTATTAAAGGGGAAATTTATGCGAATGTATGGAAATGTGATAAAATTGCTAGAATTTGTCCACATAGCGGGAAAATAACTGGATGGATAGAGCTTAAAGGACTGCTAAGTCCTAAAGAATGTAAAAGAGCAGGTACACTGAATGGAATAACGTATGATAAAAAAAATAATCGCACCTTTGTAACTGGAAAGATGTGGCCTAAAATATTTGAAATAAAATTAATTTAG
- a CDS encoding YceG family protein: protein MINTRKQISTSILESQNLFKDIFVPVNKRPGFIRSKSPNIPIYFYRYIGSCENKELYYENLHKLNDELTSLQSSYLKFTSGIPMTILSTSILQIPWDGLLSSNPLQRNTLISILKTKGLLPNIKNNFLNDYIESSFDETLDLYLANKPNVTETVIKNFAVKFLGWIGEFIPKLFQNSDYNPKIEKDIINPKVLFYGEIKKHEIYFLIFLSKLGCDVLYVNSLSDMDFVKIDKENMYSKLIILPKTEPLIDLNFKTNLTNTKAKREGTIESQKTINQNKQYVVENRNSSLDITFKDSINIILKCSINIFDDLTLPANKRIGFLGGSSAFIPVYFYRYIGIKQNEDDYYNDLFRLDKNFSIFDGLYLKFTDSIPIRSNPKLITSTLNIWQYIDPFDVSLTRKLAALFLEHKVFPTSNHTLNCSMANSFSYILDLYCKEEKNLNLSKVRNFSLKLLSWVYEFVPNLMKNFDFQNTSSDEIFNPKVIYYGDIKKHELLFLIFLSRLGCDIIYINSFCDMILEITEYSDLFSKSFELPYKSHLKEFPKEELLIRHETIALKASRELEATLYTDDDGFYKPWQFEKYETHPTTLKTTFYELKILWDEPSSLRTGFKVENSTIYMPNLFAKISGVHSDLNLYWNDFFKLKSSDNTLFIAELPFTKVTYSKTDLYSLAFVLDNIGLIDKQKLLNHSCYKFSYLKTSLQHTILQKINYLMKTDMLIKTIDKEFKLKILMTILNLDKNILQLIQQYDYPSKIPKLVIYDNNESIFSDEDSIVLCFLNIFGFDITILTPTGYNNIEGKIQEKFYDTHRLEEVNFNLSLPDFKNEKKYTKEKAKKFFSNIFNFK from the coding sequence TTGATTAATACTAGAAAACAGATAAGTACATCTATTTTAGAATCACAAAATTTATTTAAAGATATATTTGTTCCTGTAAATAAACGTCCTGGGTTTATTAGATCGAAATCACCTAATATACCTATTTATTTTTATAGATATATTGGCTCTTGTGAAAATAAAGAACTCTATTATGAGAATTTACATAAACTAAACGATGAGCTGACTTCACTTCAAAGCTCATATTTAAAATTCACCTCAGGAATACCAATGACAATTTTATCTACCTCTATATTACAAATACCCTGGGATGGACTTCTTAGTTCCAATCCACTCCAAAGAAATACTTTAATTAGTATTCTTAAAACTAAAGGACTACTGCCGAACATAAAAAACAACTTCCTCAATGATTATATTGAAAGTAGTTTTGACGAAACCTTAGATCTTTATTTAGCAAATAAACCTAATGTTACTGAAACTGTAATCAAGAATTTTGCTGTTAAATTTTTAGGATGGATTGGAGAATTTATTCCAAAATTATTCCAAAACTCTGATTATAACCCTAAAATTGAAAAAGATATTATTAATCCTAAAGTCCTTTTTTATGGTGAGATAAAAAAACATGAAATATATTTTTTAATATTCTTATCGAAGCTAGGTTGTGATGTGCTTTATGTTAATTCACTATCCGATATGGATTTCGTCAAAATTGATAAAGAAAATATGTATTCAAAACTCATAATTTTACCTAAGACTGAACCATTAATAGATCTTAATTTTAAAACAAACCTTACTAATACTAAAGCCAAAAGAGAGGGTACTATTGAATCTCAAAAAACTATTAATCAAAACAAACAATATGTTGTAGAAAACAGAAATTCATCTTTAGACATAACCTTTAAAGATTCTATTAATATTATCCTTAAATGCAGTATAAATATATTTGATGATTTAACCCTTCCTGCCAATAAAAGAATTGGATTTTTAGGTGGATCTTCTGCTTTTATCCCAGTATATTTTTATAGATATATAGGAATAAAGCAAAATGAAGATGACTATTATAATGATCTATTTAGATTAGACAAAAACTTTAGTATCTTCGATGGTTTATATTTAAAATTCACAGACTCTATACCCATACGCTCTAATCCTAAATTAATCACCAGTACTTTAAACATATGGCAATATATAGATCCTTTTGATGTATCACTCACAAGGAAGCTTGCGGCTCTATTTCTAGAACACAAGGTTTTCCCCACGAGTAATCATACTTTAAATTGCTCTATGGCAAATAGTTTTAGCTATATATTAGATTTATACTGTAAGGAAGAAAAAAATTTAAACCTGTCCAAAGTTAGAAATTTTTCTTTGAAATTACTTTCTTGGGTTTATGAATTTGTTCCAAACCTTATGAAAAATTTCGACTTTCAAAATACTTCGTCCGATGAAATTTTTAATCCTAAAGTAATATATTATGGTGATATTAAAAAACATGAGCTTTTATTCTTGATTTTTTTATCTAGATTAGGCTGTGATATTATATATATAAATTCCTTCTGTGATATGATTTTAGAGATTACAGAATATAGTGATCTATTTTCAAAAAGCTTTGAACTCCCATATAAATCACATTTAAAAGAATTTCCAAAAGAAGAATTACTCATAAGACACGAAACTATTGCTCTAAAAGCCTCAAGGGAATTAGAGGCTACACTATATACCGATGATGATGGCTTTTATAAGCCTTGGCAATTTGAAAAATATGAAACTCACCCTACTACGTTAAAAACTACCTTTTATGAGCTGAAAATTTTATGGGATGAACCTTCTAGTTTGCGCACAGGATTTAAAGTAGAGAATAGCACCATATATATGCCAAACTTATTCGCGAAAATAAGCGGTGTACACAGCGATTTAAATTTATATTGGAATGATTTCTTCAAGTTAAAATCATCAGATAATACATTATTTATAGCTGAACTTCCTTTTACTAAGGTAACCTACTCCAAAACCGATTTATACTCCTTAGCCTTTGTACTTGATAATATCGGGTTAATTGATAAACAAAAACTACTAAATCATAGCTGTTACAAATTTTCTTATTTAAAAACTTCCCTGCAACATACTATTTTGCAAAAAATAAATTATTTGATGAAAACCGATATGCTAATAAAAACTATAGATAAAGAATTCAAATTAAAGATTTTAATGACCATCTTAAATCTTGATAAAAATATACTACAGCTAATTCAGCAGTATGATTACCCTTCAAAAATACCTAAACTTGTTATTTATGATAATAATGAAAGTATTTTTAGCGATGAAGATTCCATTGTATTATGTTTTTTAAACATATTTGGATTTGACATTACTATATTAACTCCTACTGGCTATAATAACATAGAAGGAAAAATCCAGGAAAAATTTTATGATACTCATAGATTAGAAGAAGTTAATTTCAATTTATCCTTACCTGATTTTAAAAACGAAAAAAAATATACCAAAGAAAAAGCAAAAAAATTCTTTTCTAACATCTTTAATTTCAAATGA